aaagccAGTGCTATTATTATGGCAACATGATCAACTACTCTTTTGTTAAATGTTAGCAGTAAAATAGATTAACATGTAATGAGTTGACAATAAACAATGTGAGCTGTAACTCTGCATCTTACAACAAGCCCAAAATGATTGTCCCTTGGGTAAAATACATGTATCAAAAAATTGTCTTGTTCACACCATTTAACAGGACCTATAGATAAGTTTGATGAAAACAagttaatgaaattaaacacTTAATATTCAGATGGACCTTGTAACTGCACAATATTgtaatatgaaaatttaaataagatGTCTTGAAAAGGAAGAGAGAGGCGGAGCTATAGACTTACTGGTGTAAAAAGAGCCTCAGGGGCCTGGAACCTTTCAGTGCCTACTTTAATGATCCTTCCATCTGGCAGCTGATGAATACAGCAATAGCAAGCTATTATTTAATAGGTAAGTAGTTTTTCATTAGATTGTTCAGATAATATGGAAGTTAATACCAGCCCAAAACCCAGAAGCACCTTATTGAAAAGAACCCGTAGGGTATATCAAATTGAACATTATGAACAAACCTATACAGATAGAGTAGTTGGCTAAGGCTTTCAATTATTAACTAGATCTCCAAAGTTTGAGCCCCAGGGCTACCAATACATATGATGCAAGTGATTACACATataatcaatcaaatgagggGAAAAGCATAGAACAAAATAAAGCATGAACACACAAACAATAAGAAGGCAGCTAAAAGATGAATAGAACCTATGCAAACCATGCAAGCTCTTGTTTGACAAAGCTATTCCTGATAGTATAGTAGATGTAGCACTtaccaagaaacaaaaaataatcataagatTCAACTTACTGTATAGTTTTTAACCAGTATGGTGGTCTCAAGTCCCAATTGATACTCCCTCTTGTAGTCATAACTGTAGATAATATATTTAGTATTAAATCACAATGCAATAACCCATCTACAGCATAAAATTGTAGCTTCTTCACCTAATATAGCAgagtttttctttgatttcccTGACAGTCTCAAAATCAGCAGTCCTATTCATTGCATACCTACAGAAATAGAGTAAGACATTCCAGTTATCTAATTGTATCATAGTGAACAGGGTAGAATCTATTAAATTCATCAGACAATTTATTTAACAAGAATTTTGGCCCTCACCCTCTTCGTGAAAGTAAATCAACAAGATAGGATGTAATGTGTCGACCAGCTACGTTCATTCGCTTAGTTAGATGAGGGAATGAATAGCCATCAACAACAGGAACCTGGAGAGAAAAGCCCAAGTATCATGCTTTTGGATACTGCCAGTTAGATGGACAAGCCATAGCTTTTACCCCTAGATTAATTAGTCGTGGCCACAAATTGCATAGAGCATTGAGAACAGCATCATAAACAGTGAGGGCTCCATTTCTTTTTATGAGATAATGgcaaaaattcataatttacaTCGCAATCACAAGAAAATAGCAAAACAGACTGAACTAGTATTGAGTTTTGGAGGAAGAACATTTCCTTGGAATGAgaatggaaatggaaatggaaatgaaaaTCAGACACTACATAAATGTGGCGAATGATTTGATTTTAGTTCATTGCAAGTGCAACtaacagaagaaagaaagaaaatgaaaacacaagaaaaaacagATAAAGTGGATGGCAATATTTGTGAAATCTAACTATGAATGGATCTCAAGTAGTTTACCACATGAGTAACCCCATCGCCCGAATCAATAACTAATCCAGTCAGTAAACCTGCACAAACAATACGATGCTGAAGCAAATATCCAAAGACAagggaaaataaacaaataaagggggggggggatgtTGAGCAACAGCAATAGAAATGACAATGACATCGAGCATTCCACAAAAAACAGTAGTATAAGTAGTTTTTAAGGCATTCAAAggtaaattttcaaaactctaCATCTCATGATTCACATCACTAAGAAAGAAATATGTCGATCAATAAAACATAAACCTTCAATCATCTCCACAAGCACCTTGGGCATACAATGTTAAAACAGCTTGGATTTGAATGAAGACACCAGCAAAATTGTATTTCTCAAACATTGTCTCGACCTGCATATCAAGTGAATCCAAATCACCATCACATTATGGAGTGATTGAAAATAACAACAATGTTACAGAACATTACCATAAAGAATTAGATCACAAACCATTTTTTCACGATTTTTTGAGGGATTAAGAGGTGGGTCTGTGAGTAAAATCTTACATTCCGTTGGATCTATCTGTCAAAGGAGAATGTAGGGCACGGCTAGTTATGATCCAGTCAAAATTACACTAAATACAgttaaagaaaaacttaaaacataattatggagggcaaaacaaaaggaaggcGCCACCGGATGTATACTTTAAGTTGATTATAAAAAGCATGATCCCACACATGACCCATATCATCCCAGTTCTGAACGATTCCATTGTTGACAGGATAAGATATATCTAACTGATGCCTCAAGCCAGCACAAGCCTCTCCAACAACGATATCCTAATTCaatcagaaaaaagaaaaataaactaaaaaataaaagcaaaagcatTAACTTGCACACACAAAAGTAATGCAAATACACATGATGATAATTCCATTATAGTTGAGATGTTTTTTTACCTTCAATTGATGTTCCATTAGTGATTCTTCGTAGCGTAGCATCGGCCTTCCAACCACACACGGGAATACAGACGTCGGGAAATTCTCTCCAGCAAATCCACACTTTACATActgcaaaaaaaataactatctaGTTATCAAACTCAACAAATCCATAATCACCATACTCTTACTTTTAAACAAATGTAAAGGCtaacaaatcaatcaatttcTAGTTATCAAACTCAACAAATCCATAATATCATactcttaatttttaaacaaatgtAAAGGCtaacaaatcaatcaattacAAATTACCAAATCATTaactaaagaaaacaaaattattatccaTAAAAACAATTGATCGTGCTGTTTTACACGTTCTTCTCTCCTAATTACGCtttcaaattacaaaattttcaaGCCAAAtgcaattcttaaaaaataaatcgaagCGATCATTCACAAGGCTGGcacatttttcaataaaaaaggaattcGTGGATTAAGCATACATGAAATGCAGATCAGGGAAAATTACATGAACtgataaaatcaaacaagaagCGAGTGAAAACAGAGATCCATTCTTTGGATCGAGAACAAATGAGGGATGGAGGGATACCCCAGTGCCATTATCACAAACGACGACGTTTCTACTGTCCATGATGAGGCAGCTCTGCTATGATGATTTTCTTCAAACTTTGGAAATATTTGAAAGTGCAGCAAAGGAACGTTGTTGGGATGACTTGGGCTGTCCCGTAACTCTTTATATTTTagtggtaattttttaaaatattttatttaaatatattaaaatgataagttttttttttttttaacatcaacctatcaacataatataaaaatttatttaaaaaaattaaaaaaaaaataaaattaatttttgataaataatattttgatcgcAAAATATTCAAACACGAATTTTTCTCAacttaatttttgtatattttttttaatttagatttaaaataaatattgatcgcaataaataattatcattaaacttttattatttataattttacttttctaaattacagtagcatgtatttttttttttttaaaaaaaaaaacaatttacatgTTCTCGCATGTATTGAGTTTTGAGTGATATCCCACGATAAATTTGatccttgtagttttttttttttattatttagtctTATTATTTGAAcaattcatattttaatatcaaattttatcttattcacattttaattcttaaatattaaaagaaaagagagaaaaagtaattgaaaaacataaaaagagaaaaagtgtGTGATGGTCATATTTTGgctaggaaaaaagaaagaaagtcatTGAAAAATGTTCGAGGGAAGAGAAAGTGCTCGAATTGTAATATTTTGGTTACcaaaaagattgatttttgagtcaataaggtttgttttttaagagGAGTTCAATGAAGACAATGTTTTTCTATAAACATGCCAAAGAAAATAGATCGGTGTCagttaaggttttttatttgtttaatcttCATTTTTTGGAGTGAATAAAGAGTATTTTTG
This genomic interval from Populus alba chromosome 1, ASM523922v2, whole genome shotgun sequence contains the following:
- the LOC118055289 gene encoding actin-related protein 2 isoform X1 gives rise to the protein MDSRNVVVCDNGTGYVKCGFAGENFPTSVFPCVVGRPMLRYEESLMEHQLKDIVVGEACAGLRHQLDISYPVNNGIVQNWDDMGHVWDHAFYNQLKIDPTECKILLTDPPLNPSKNREKMVETMFEKYNFAGVFIQIQAVLTLYAQGLLTGLVIDSGDGVTHVVPVVDGYSFPHLTKRMNVAGRHITSYLVDLLSRRGYAMNRTADFETVREIKEKLCYISYDYKREYQLGLETTILVKNYTLPDGRIIKVGTERFQAPEALFTPELIDVEGDGMADMVFRCIQEMDIDNRMMLYQHIVLSGGSTMYPGLPSRLEKEILDRYLDAVLKGNKDGLKKLRLRIEDPPRRKHMVYLGGAVLAGIMKDAPEFWISRDDYLEEGMACLSKCGQA
- the LOC118055289 gene encoding actin-related protein 2 isoform X2, producing MDSRNVVVCDNGTGYVKCGFAGENFPTSVFPCVVGRPMLRYEESLMEHQLKIDPTECKILLTDPPLNPSKNREKMVETMFEKYNFAGVFIQIQAVLTLYAQGLLTGLVIDSGDGVTHVVPVVDGYSFPHLTKRMNVAGRHITSYLVDLLSRRGYAMNRTADFETVREIKEKLCYISYDYKREYQLGLETTILVKNYTLPDGRIIKVGTERFQAPEALFTPELIDVEGDGMADMVFRCIQEMDIDNRMMLYQHIVLSGGSTMYPGLPSRLEKEILDRYLDAVLKGNKDGLKKLRLRIEDPPRRKHMVYLGGAVLAGIMKDAPEFWISRDDYLEEGMACLSKCGQA